Proteins from a genomic interval of Caulobacter sp. SL161:
- a CDS encoding TadE/TadG family type IV pilus assembly protein gives MASRSLIARARLRLARSAGRFARADEGATAVEFALVAIPFLMLLFAIIELGLVFLVSITLENAVIDAGRTIRTGEVQTTGGNANSFKTAVCNRMSWLGSKCSSALRLDVRTFTDYSTGQASATNTTVPTTMNWNPGASGSIVVVRAYYTWPLVTPMLNTGLQSSNGNRIIYAATSFTNEPYDQ, from the coding sequence ATGGCTTCACGCTCCCTCATCGCCCGCGCACGTCTCCGGCTGGCGCGTTCGGCCGGCCGCTTTGCGCGCGCCGACGAGGGCGCGACCGCCGTCGAGTTCGCCCTGGTCGCCATCCCGTTCCTGATGCTGCTGTTCGCCATCATCGAACTGGGCCTGGTGTTTCTGGTTTCGATCACGCTTGAAAACGCGGTCATCGACGCCGGCCGCACCATCCGCACCGGCGAGGTTCAGACCACCGGCGGGAACGCCAACTCGTTCAAGACCGCCGTCTGCAACCGCATGAGCTGGCTGGGATCCAAGTGCTCGAGCGCGCTGCGCCTCGACGTGCGCACCTTCACCGACTACTCGACCGGCCAGGCCTCGGCGACCAACACCACCGTGCCGACCACCATGAACTGGAACCCCGGCGCCTCCGGTTCGATCGTTGTGGTCCGCGCCTACTACACCTGGCCGCTGGTGACCCCGATGCTGAACACGGGCCTGCAAAGCTCCAACGGCAACCGCATCATCTACGCCGCCACCTCGTTCACCAACGAGCCGTACGACCAATGA
- a CDS encoding TadE/TadG family type IV pilus assembly protein: protein MSRRRPLSSFWRDRRGVSAVEFALIAPVMIVMYCGLAEVTQAMMAQRRLSNIASQIGDLVAQSNQTGPTKMADVFTIGGIIMAPFPTATLRMCVASVTSDATGRDTVAWSRASGAMTNCPAQGAVLTDVPVGVLPASKSVILARASYVYTSPIKLVMPASITFQRTFYLRPRKAETILWSTTS from the coding sequence ATGAGCCGTCGTCGCCCCCTCTCCAGCTTCTGGCGCGACCGGCGCGGCGTGTCGGCCGTCGAGTTCGCGCTGATCGCGCCGGTGATGATCGTGATGTACTGCGGTCTGGCCGAAGTGACCCAGGCGATGATGGCCCAGCGCCGGCTGTCGAACATCGCCTCGCAGATCGGCGACCTGGTGGCCCAGAGCAACCAGACCGGGCCGACCAAGATGGCCGACGTCTTCACGATCGGCGGTATCATCATGGCGCCCTTCCCGACCGCCACGCTGAGGATGTGCGTCGCCAGCGTCACCTCGGACGCGACCGGCCGGGACACCGTGGCTTGGTCGCGGGCCTCGGGCGCGATGACCAACTGCCCGGCCCAGGGCGCGGTGCTCACCGACGTGCCTGTGGGGGTGCTTCCGGCCAGCAAGAGCGTGATCCTGGCGCGGGCGAGCTATGTCTACACCTCGCCGATCAAGCTGGTGATGCCGGCCAGCATCACCTTCCAGCGCACCTTCTATCTGCGCCCCCGGAAGGCCGAGACGATCCTCTGGTCGACGACCAGCTAG
- a CDS encoding aminotransferase class IV yields the protein MTRPDAVPLSDRGLLLGDGLFETMLAQDGAVAHLPAHLDRMAAGCAVLGLPFDREAAQRLVLAAAPAHGRFAIRLTLTAGSGGRGLDRPEAPAVRLFATAVPSTPVTTPATLIVAATRRNEGSPASRLKTLAYLDNVLARAEGRAAGADDALMLNNRGEIACAAAANLFWLAGGRLFTPRLDCGVLAGTTRARLLACEAVDEVAVGVEALEAAEAVVLTNSLIGVRPVSRLGERALPEHPLAARLNARLDA from the coding sequence ATGACGAGACCTGACGCTGTCCCCCTGAGCGATCGCGGCCTGCTGCTGGGCGATGGCCTGTTCGAGACGATGCTGGCTCAGGACGGGGCGGTGGCGCACCTGCCGGCCCATCTTGACCGGATGGCCGCCGGCTGCGCCGTCCTGGGCCTGCCGTTCGATCGCGAGGCGGCCCAGCGTCTGGTCCTCGCCGCGGCGCCGGCGCACGGACGCTTTGCGATCCGCCTGACCCTCACCGCCGGCTCGGGCGGTCGCGGGCTTGATCGGCCCGAGGCGCCGGCCGTCCGGCTATTCGCCACGGCCGTGCCCTCGACGCCGGTGACGACGCCGGCGACGCTGATCGTGGCGGCCACGCGCCGCAACGAGGGCTCGCCGGCCTCACGGCTCAAGACGCTCGCCTATCTCGACAATGTCCTGGCCCGGGCCGAGGGGCGGGCCGCCGGGGCCGATGACGCGTTGATGCTGAACAATCGCGGCGAGATCGCCTGCGCGGCCGCGGCCAACCTGTTCTGGCTGGCGGGCGGTCGCCTGTTCACGCCGCGTCTGGACTGCGGGGTCCTGGCGGGGACCACCCGCGCGCGACTGCTGGCCTGCGAAGCGGTGGATGAGGTCGCCGTGGGCGTCGAAGCGCTGGAGGCCGCCGAGGCGGTGGTGCTGACCAACAGCCTGATCGGCGTGCGGCCCGTGTCGCGTCTGGGGGAGCGGGCGCTGCCCGAGCACCCCCTGGCGGCGCGGCTGAACGCGCGTCTGGACGCCTAG
- the pabB gene encoding aminodeoxychorismate synthase, component I, with product MRHVALLTAPWREPVWALAPFRDEPFACALVTGGAGRWSYLLRAPDATLSLAATDSADPFAALAALVGPPEPSHPEGPPFQGGVVGLGAYELGDRVEDLGLGRTDWPDLTCARYPALLAFDHHARQVVAVGRGETAGDAETRAAEALTWLDTPAPERAAPAGPLCSDLIASDADAYETAVAQVVERIVGGEIFQANIARAWTGRLAADADPFDLFVRLREQSPAPFSAYWRLPGRALVSNSPERFLKLDPSGAIQTQPIKGTRPRGRDPAEDRALAAELLASDKDRAENLMIVDLMRNDLARVSPAGSVRAPELFKVESFANVHHLVSTVTARLSPGRGVADLLRASFPPGSITGAPKVQAMKVIAELEPPRGPYCGSLFWAGVDGAFDSSVLIRTVGLVEDEEGWRLEARAGAGIVSDSDPRGERLETEAKIAALKTALTQ from the coding sequence ATGCGGCATGTCGCTCTCTTGACCGCCCCCTGGCGCGAGCCGGTCTGGGCGCTGGCGCCCTTCCGGGACGAGCCTTTCGCCTGCGCGCTGGTCACCGGCGGGGCGGGGCGGTGGTCGTACCTGCTGCGCGCGCCCGACGCGACGCTGAGCCTGGCGGCCACCGACAGCGCCGATCCCTTCGCGGCGCTGGCCGCGCTGGTCGGTCCGCCTGAGCCCAGCCATCCCGAAGGCCCCCCGTTCCAGGGCGGCGTCGTGGGGCTGGGCGCCTATGAGCTGGGCGACCGGGTCGAGGACCTGGGGCTGGGGCGCACCGACTGGCCGGACCTGACCTGCGCTCGCTATCCGGCTCTGCTGGCCTTCGACCATCACGCCCGCCAGGTGGTCGCGGTCGGCCGGGGCGAGACTGCGGGAGACGCCGAGACCCGCGCCGCTGAGGCCCTGACCTGGCTGGATACGCCCGCGCCCGAGCGCGCGGCGCCCGCCGGTCCCCTCTGCTCGGACCTGATCGCCAGCGACGCCGATGCCTATGAGACCGCCGTGGCGCAGGTGGTCGAGCGGATCGTCGGCGGTGAGATCTTCCAGGCCAATATCGCCCGCGCCTGGACGGGGCGACTGGCGGCGGACGCCGATCCGTTCGACCTGTTCGTGCGCCTGCGCGAGCAAAGCCCCGCGCCGTTCTCGGCCTATTGGCGGCTGCCCGGCCGGGCGCTGGTGTCCAACTCGCCCGAGCGGTTCCTGAAGCTGGATCCTTCCGGCGCGATCCAGACCCAGCCGATCAAGGGCACCCGCCCGCGCGGCCGCGATCCCGCCGAGGACCGCGCCCTGGCCGCCGAGCTGCTGGCCAGCGACAAGGACCGGGCCGAGAACCTTATGATCGTCGACCTGATGCGTAACGACCTGGCGCGGGTGTCGCCGGCCGGCAGCGTCCGCGCGCCGGAACTGTTCAAGGTCGAGAGCTTCGCCAACGTCCATCACCTGGTCTCGACCGTCACCGCGCGTCTGTCGCCGGGGCGCGGCGTCGCCGACCTGCTGCGGGCCAGCTTCCCGCCGGGCTCGATCACCGGCGCGCCGAAGGTGCAGGCCATGAAGGTGATCGCCGAGCTTGAGCCGCCGCGCGGGCCCTATTGCGGCAGCCTGTTCTGGGCCGGGGTCGACGGAGCGTTCGACTCCAGCGTGCTGATCCGCACCGTCGGCCTTGTCGAGGACGAGGAAGGCTGGCGGCTGGAGGCCCGGGCGGGGGCGGGGATCGTCTCCGACAGCGACCCGCGCGGCGAGCGCCTGGAGACCGAGGCCAAGATCGCGGCCCTGAAGACGGCGCTGACCCAATGA
- a CDS encoding DUF1579 domain-containing protein, translating into MDDGRADFDFFIGRWRVHHHRLVGRLVGSTRWEDFAGVTETRKILGGLGNMDENVLELPAGTYQAVTVRLFDPARGLWTIYWIDGRQTAVDPPMIGRFADGVGEFFGDDTLEGRAVRVRFRWFVDDQDHCRWEQAFSPDGEQTWETNWTMAFERG; encoded by the coding sequence ATGGACGACGGCCGCGCGGACTTTGACTTCTTCATCGGTCGGTGGCGGGTCCATCACCATCGTCTGGTGGGACGTCTGGTCGGCTCCACCCGCTGGGAGGATTTCGCCGGCGTCACCGAGACCCGAAAGATCCTCGGCGGTCTTGGCAATATGGACGAGAATGTCCTGGAGCTGCCGGCGGGGACTTATCAGGCGGTGACCGTCAGGCTGTTTGATCCGGCGCGCGGGCTCTGGACCATCTACTGGATTGACGGTCGCCAGACGGCGGTGGATCCGCCGATGATCGGCCGCTTCGCCGATGGGGTCGGCGAGTTCTTCGGCGACGACACCCTGGAGGGGCGCGCGGTTCGCGTCCGCTTCCGCTGGTTCGTCGACGACCAGGATCATTGCCGCTGGGAGCAGGCCTTCTCGCCCGATGGGGAGCAGACCTGGGAGACCAACTGGACGATGGCCTTCGAACGGGGGTGA
- a CDS encoding MFS transporter, translating to MGVWGMSELAGTPPGLSDVAGAEGREDVLTPPPTGKLSKGALSWILHQGTRDPYVILVTIYVFAPYFSRVLIGDPVKGQATVADISTTYGLLTALLAPILGASIERYGPRKPLMAMGLAIMVPLLMALWWATPGGLPVGLIGLFLIILGVIYNCGDVLQNSLLSRAAEKGQEPVLSGLGYATANGLSVALLIFVMWAFVLPGQVSWSFVPAGPLFGLSQTEHEPSRIVGPLAGAVMLLGAIPFFLWTRDAPRTGLPFVAALKDGFKLLIDTFGNLKGHADVAKFLAARMLYCDGMTALLIFGGLFAAGLMQWGELEMLAYGISLSIFGVLGGLLAPWLDRKLGPKRALQLEIAACIVLVLSSLGMGREKILFFWSWDAATHPVVWDGPLFRTLPELIYLGIGLLIAVFVTAQYASSRTLLVRLAPPDRMAAFFGLFSLSGTATMWLGSLLVALATKIFDSQVAGFVPIAGLLALGLLGLFTVKGGGREV from the coding sequence TTGGGGGTTTGGGGTATGAGCGAGTTGGCGGGAACGCCTCCGGGCCTGAGCGATGTCGCCGGCGCGGAGGGCAGGGAAGACGTTCTCACGCCGCCGCCGACCGGCAAGCTGTCCAAAGGGGCGCTCAGCTGGATCCTGCACCAGGGCACGCGCGACCCCTATGTGATCCTGGTCACCATCTATGTGTTCGCGCCGTACTTCTCGCGGGTGCTGATCGGCGATCCGGTCAAGGGGCAGGCGACGGTGGCCGACATCTCCACCACCTACGGCCTGCTGACCGCGCTCTTGGCCCCGATCCTGGGCGCCTCGATCGAGCGCTACGGACCGCGCAAGCCGCTGATGGCGATGGGCCTGGCGATCATGGTCCCCCTGCTGATGGCGCTGTGGTGGGCCACGCCCGGCGGGCTGCCGGTGGGGCTGATCGGCCTGTTCCTGATTATCCTGGGCGTCATCTACAACTGCGGCGACGTGCTGCAGAACTCGCTGTTGTCGCGCGCCGCCGAGAAGGGTCAGGAGCCGGTGCTGTCGGGCCTGGGCTACGCGACCGCCAACGGCCTGTCGGTGGCGCTGCTGATCTTCGTGATGTGGGCCTTCGTGCTGCCGGGGCAGGTGTCGTGGTCGTTCGTGCCGGCCGGCCCGCTGTTTGGCCTCAGCCAGACCGAGCATGAGCCCAGCCGTATCGTCGGGCCGCTGGCGGGCGCGGTCATGCTGCTGGGTGCGATCCCGTTCTTCCTGTGGACCCGCGACGCCCCGCGAACCGGTCTGCCGTTCGTCGCGGCGCTGAAGGACGGCTTCAAGCTGCTCATCGACACCTTCGGCAATCTGAAAGGCCATGCCGACGTCGCCAAGTTCCTGGCTGCGCGGATGCTCTATTGCGACGGCATGACGGCGCTGCTGATCTTCGGCGGCCTGTTCGCGGCGGGGCTGATGCAGTGGGGCGAGCTGGAGATGCTGGCCTACGGGATCTCGCTGTCGATCTTCGGCGTGCTGGGCGGGCTGCTGGCGCCGTGGTTGGACCGCAAGCTCGGGCCCAAGCGCGCCCTCCAGCTGGAGATCGCCGCCTGCATCGTGCTGGTCCTCAGCTCCCTGGGCATGGGGCGCGAGAAGATCCTGTTCTTCTGGAGCTGGGACGCGGCGACCCATCCGGTCGTCTGGGACGGCCCGCTGTTCCGCACCCTGCCGGAGCTGATCTATCTGGGCATAGGTCTGCTGATCGCCGTCTTCGTCACCGCCCAGTACGCCTCGAGCCGCACCTTGCTGGTGCGCTTGGCCCCGCCCGACCGGATGGCGGCGTTCTTCGGCCTGTTCTCTCTGTCGGGCACGGCCACCATGTGGCTGGGCTCGCTGCTGGTGGCCCTGGCCACCAAGATCTTTGACAGCCAGGTGGCCGGCTTCGTGCCGATCGCGGGCCTGCTGGCGCTGGGGCTGCTGGGCCTCTTCACGGTGAAGGGCGGCGGACGGGAGGTTTAG
- a CDS encoding tyrosine-protein phosphatase, translating to MTRLIPLQGVENFRDFGDYAAGAGRLKKGVLFRAAHQAEATDEDLAHLAALGIATLVDLRRPNERERAPSRRWDGFSAQVIDNDLGMTGEDPWHTFLKESDLSLESIHAYMDEYYRRAPFKERHLDLFSRYFQAVAKGEGAVLIHCAAGKDRTGILAALTHHIAGVSDDDVIDDYLLTNDPTRFERRGHIFLKNIFEMTGKRPTEAAMRAAMGVEARYLAAAFAAINEQYGSLDGYLENAVGLDETTREAVAAHILL from the coding sequence ATGACCAGACTGATCCCCCTGCAAGGCGTCGAGAACTTCCGCGACTTCGGCGACTACGCCGCCGGCGCGGGACGACTGAAGAAGGGCGTCTTGTTCCGCGCCGCCCACCAGGCCGAGGCGACGGACGAGGACTTGGCGCATCTGGCCGCGCTGGGCATCGCCACCCTGGTGGACCTGCGTCGCCCCAACGAGCGCGAGCGCGCGCCGTCGCGGCGGTGGGACGGTTTTTCAGCCCAGGTCATCGACAACGATCTGGGCATGACCGGCGAGGACCCCTGGCACACCTTCCTCAAGGAGTCGGATCTGTCGCTGGAGTCGATCCACGCCTACATGGACGAGTACTACCGCCGCGCCCCGTTTAAGGAGCGGCACCTGGATCTGTTCAGCCGCTACTTCCAGGCAGTGGCCAAGGGAGAGGGCGCGGTGCTGATCCACTGCGCGGCGGGCAAGGACCGCACCGGCATCCTGGCCGCCTTGACGCACCATATCGCCGGCGTCTCGGACGACGACGTCATCGACGACTACCTTTTGACCAACGACCCGACCCGCTTCGAGCGGCGCGGCCACATCTTCCTGAAGAACATCTTCGAGATGACCGGCAAGCGGCCGACCGAGGCAGCGATGCGGGCGGCCATGGGCGTGGAGGCCCGCTACCTGGCGGCGGCGTTTGCGGCGATCAACGAGCAGTACGGCTCGCTGGACGGCTACCTCGAAAACGCCGTAGGGTTGGATGAGACGACGCGCGAGGCGGTGGCGGCGCATATCCTGCTGTAG
- a CDS encoding acyltransferase family protein, whose amino-acid sequence MTAAPPQIPSDGTPVATEPTAQSVSHVSAKENVRGGALDFLRFLASLLIVVYHYGAESPMRIERFAQVFSRGFLATDFFLILSGYVLGRAYGASTLSGRLTTPQFWVRRAARVWPGHLAVLAMLAVLVVVLNAIGTDAHKPSRFAWDQLVPQALLIHAWGFPSDGWNLPSWSLSALIVCYALFPSFWRAVSKIRHAWLLPLLGLVILAAFEVLAETVFDQGLADLRFQFGVVRALPLFILGVCLARTVDMRWPSEGAAHALLWGGVALLVITQPLDRYALPDPLLFDAPSLLAIAMIVLGAGRLPVKRPQRWIEEGAKLSFALFITHIFVGVIYWSAVHKLIDTVPIGIGWQWLMWLAGFPLAYGGAWLFHRYIDQPLQDRIQPLLRR is encoded by the coding sequence GTGACCGCCGCGCCGCCCCAGATTCCCTCCGACGGGACCCCCGTTGCGACCGAGCCGACGGCTCAGTCGGTCAGCCATGTTTCGGCCAAGGAGAACGTGCGCGGTGGGGCGCTGGATTTCCTGCGCTTCCTCGCCTCGCTGCTGATCGTCGTCTACCACTATGGCGCCGAGAGCCCGATGCGGATCGAGCGCTTCGCCCAGGTGTTCTCGCGCGGCTTTCTCGCCACCGACTTTTTCCTGATCCTGTCGGGCTATGTGCTGGGCCGGGCCTATGGCGCCTCGACCCTGAGCGGGCGGCTGACCACGCCGCAGTTCTGGGTGCGCCGCGCCGCGCGGGTGTGGCCCGGGCACCTGGCGGTGCTGGCCATGCTGGCGGTGCTGGTCGTGGTTCTGAACGCCATCGGCACCGACGCCCACAAGCCCAGCCGCTTTGCCTGGGACCAGCTGGTTCCGCAGGCCCTGCTGATCCACGCCTGGGGCTTTCCCAGCGACGGCTGGAACCTGCCCAGCTGGAGCCTGTCGGCGCTGATCGTCTGCTACGCCCTGTTCCCCAGCTTCTGGCGCGCGGTCAGCAAGATCCGCCACGCCTGGCTTTTGCCGCTGCTGGGCCTCGTCATCCTGGCCGCCTTCGAGGTGCTGGCTGAGACCGTGTTCGACCAGGGGCTGGCGGACCTGCGGTTCCAGTTCGGCGTGGTCCGGGCCCTGCCGCTGTTCATCCTGGGCGTCTGTCTGGCGCGCACGGTCGACATGCGCTGGCCCTCGGAAGGCGCGGCCCACGCCCTGCTGTGGGGCGGGGTAGCCCTGCTCGTGATCACCCAGCCGCTGGACCGCTACGCCTTGCCCGATCCGCTGCTGTTCGACGCCCCCTCGCTGCTGGCCATCGCCATGATCGTGCTGGGCGCCGGGCGCCTGCCGGTCAAGCGTCCGCAGCGGTGGATCGAGGAGGGGGCCAAGCTGTCGTTCGCCCTGTTCATCACCCACATCTTCGTCGGGGTGATCTATTGGAGCGCGGTCCACAAGCTGATCGACACCGTGCCGATCGGCATCGGCTGGCAGTGGCTGATGTGGCTGGCCGGCTTCCCCCTGGCCTATGGCGGGGCGTGGCTGTTCCACCGCTATATCGATCAGCCGCTGCAGGACCGCATCCAGCCGCTGTTGCGGCGGTAG
- a CDS encoding DJ-1/PfpI family protein, translated as MSQTLQIVIALFPGVTHLDFTGPHQVLCRLPGAKVTVASLAGGEIEADGLVFARLPKLSDIEACDVLIVPGGFGTTQAMGDPDFIAQICRLADGAKYVCSVCTGSLVLGAAGLLKGKRAACHWAWRDQLALFGAIPDASRVARDGRYITGGGVTAGIDFALTLIAELAGDEMAQGIQLAVEYAPAPPFNAGRPETAPTAVLERITAIYGKGMDERVAAAKAAAGVL; from the coding sequence ATGAGCCAGACCCTGCAGATCGTGATCGCCCTGTTCCCGGGTGTCACGCACCTGGACTTCACAGGACCGCACCAGGTGCTGTGCCGCCTGCCCGGCGCCAAGGTCACGGTGGCCAGCCTGGCGGGCGGCGAGATCGAGGCCGACGGCCTGGTCTTCGCCCGCCTGCCCAAGCTGTCGGATATCGAGGCCTGCGACGTGCTGATCGTCCCGGGCGGCTTTGGCACGACCCAGGCGATGGGCGATCCTGATTTTATCGCGCAGATCTGCCGGCTGGCCGACGGCGCCAAGTATGTCTGCTCGGTCTGCACCGGTTCGCTGGTGCTGGGGGCGGCGGGGCTGCTCAAGGGCAAGCGCGCGGCCTGCCATTGGGCCTGGCGCGACCAGCTGGCGCTGTTCGGCGCGATCCCCGACGCCTCGCGGGTGGCGCGGGACGGGCGCTACATCACCGGCGGCGGGGTGACGGCGGGCATCGACTTCGCCCTGACCCTGATCGCCGAACTGGCGGGCGACGAGATGGCTCAGGGCATTCAGCTGGCCGTGGAGTATGCGCCGGCTCCGCCGTTCAACGCCGGACGGCCGGAGACCGCGCCGACTGCGGTGCTGGAGCGGATCACGGCGATCTACGGCAAGGGCATGGACGAGCGCGTCGCGGCCGCGAAGGCGGCGGCGGGGGTGTTGTAG
- a CDS encoding GlxA family transcriptional regulator gives MPRAIGFLVYPGFQLLDATGPIAAFEIAGRLAPGAYSLHFLSLRGGLVPSTSGMVVQTRALAEAPPLDTLLIAGGDAVKVPASCPETLAFVRAAGRQARRVASVCSGTYVLAEAGLLDGKRATTHWSRTKDFQRRYPNIRLEPDRIWVQDGSVWSSAGITAGIDLSLALIGADEGEAVARRTAQQLVVYHHRPGGQSQHSALIDLRPGRFDALLSWARQNLSEPLSVEQLAGRAAMSPRNFARLFAQETGVTPAKAVERLRVEAARALLDSQPLQVEDVALETGFGDPERMRRAFIRAFGQPPQALRRARAG, from the coding sequence ATGCCCCGCGCGATCGGCTTTCTCGTCTATCCCGGCTTCCAGTTGCTGGACGCCACAGGCCCGATCGCGGCGTTCGAGATCGCCGGACGGCTGGCGCCCGGCGCCTACAGCCTGCATTTTCTGTCGCTGCGCGGCGGCCTGGTCCCCAGCACCTCGGGGATGGTCGTGCAAACCAGGGCCCTGGCCGAGGCGCCGCCGCTCGACACCCTGCTGATCGCCGGCGGCGACGCGGTGAAGGTTCCGGCCAGTTGCCCCGAGACCCTGGCCTTCGTCCGCGCGGCGGGGCGGCAAGCGCGCCGCGTCGCCAGCGTCTGTTCGGGAACCTATGTCCTGGCGGAAGCGGGCCTCTTGGACGGCAAGCGCGCCACCACGCACTGGAGCCGGACCAAGGACTTCCAGCGCCGCTATCCGAACATCAGGCTCGAGCCCGATCGCATCTGGGTGCAGGACGGGTCGGTGTGGAGCTCAGCCGGCATCACCGCCGGCATCGACCTGTCCCTGGCCCTGATCGGCGCCGACGAGGGCGAGGCCGTGGCCCGCCGCACGGCCCAGCAGTTGGTCGTCTATCACCACCGCCCCGGCGGCCAGTCGCAGCACTCGGCCCTGATCGACCTGCGCCCCGGCCGCTTTGACGCCCTGCTCTCCTGGGCCCGCCAGAACCTGTCCGAGCCCCTGAGCGTCGAACAACTGGCGGGTCGCGCCGCCATGAGCCCCCGCAACTTCGCCCGCCTGTTCGCCCAGGAGACCGGCGTCACCCCGGCCAAGGCGGTCGAACGCCTGCGCGTCGAGGCCGCCCGCGCCCTGCTGGACAGCCAGCCGCTCCAGGTCGAGGACGTGGCCCTGGAGACGGGCTTCGGCGATCCCGAGCGCATGCGACGGGCCTTCATCCGCGCGTTCGGGCAGCCGCCGCAGGCGCTGCGTCGGGCGCGGGCGGGGTAG
- a CDS encoding DUF1003 domain-containing protein, producing the protein MSHDRLDQLSMDLLGKSYGELNDVQKRVIDLILAEQPSDPRAVFDEGTFWTRLADKVAAIGGSWSFIGGFALALLLWIGLNLALKPLNLAFDPYPFIFLNLLLSTVAAIQAPVIMMSQNRQAAKDRLSAEHDYAVNLRAELEIMRVIDKVDALRSDELMILCREHAERLAQLQDEVAMLRAERGG; encoded by the coding sequence ATGTCGCACGATCGCCTCGACCAGCTTTCGATGGACCTCCTGGGCAAGTCCTACGGCGAGCTCAACGACGTCCAGAAGCGCGTCATCGACCTGATCCTGGCCGAGCAGCCCTCCGACCCGCGCGCGGTCTTCGACGAGGGGACCTTCTGGACGCGCCTGGCCGACAAGGTCGCGGCCATCGGCGGTTCCTGGAGCTTCATCGGCGGCTTCGCCCTGGCCTTGCTGCTGTGGATCGGGCTGAATCTGGCGCTCAAGCCGCTGAACCTGGCGTTCGACCCCTATCCGTTCATCTTCCTGAACCTGTTGCTCTCGACCGTGGCGGCGATCCAGGCGCCGGTGATCATGATGAGCCAGAACCGCCAGGCGGCGAAGGACCGGCTGTCCGCCGAGCACGACTATGCGGTCAACCTGCGCGCCGAACTGGAGATCATGCGGGTGATCGACAAGGTCGACGCCCTGCGCAGCGACGAGCTGATGATCCTGTGCCGCGAGCACGCCGAGCGCCTGGCGCAGTTGCAGGACGAGGTTGCGATGCTGCGGGCGGAGCGGGGCGGGTGA
- a CDS encoding YegP family protein, giving the protein MAHKFLIKKNKAGEFVAYFVYNSETIFWTEGYASKASAKNAIESIKKNGPDAEIDDQTD; this is encoded by the coding sequence ATGGCCCATAAGTTTCTGATCAAGAAGAACAAGGCCGGCGAGTTCGTCGCCTATTTCGTCTACAACAGCGAAACCATCTTCTGGACCGAGGGCTACGCCTCGAAAGCCTCGGCCAAGAACGCCATCGAGTCGATCAAGAAGAACGGCCCGGACGCCGAGATCGACGATCAGACGGACTGA
- a CDS encoding SDR family oxidoreductase produces the protein MITMIREGTMPANGRKSIFITGAASGIGLACAKRFAQEGWFVGLSDIDKVGLKAALLAIGPENGSIHPLDVRDREAWENAIGEFGRETGGKADALLNNAGVARFGMLNEMSDADCDIQIDINLKGVINGARAGLPLLKAAGGRLINVASCAGLYGSPKLAVYSATKFAVRGLSEALDVEYAAYGVSVACVMPWFVETPILNAASDGSNKSMSESLKAGGLEVYPVEDAAQVVWEAAHGKALHYLVGKRAKQMRFAASHMPGSLRKQLRSRPLL, from the coding sequence TTGATAACAATGATACGGGAGGGGACCATGCCGGCGAACGGGCGCAAGAGCATCTTCATCACGGGCGCGGCCAGCGGCATCGGCCTGGCCTGCGCCAAGCGGTTCGCGCAGGAGGGCTGGTTCGTCGGCCTGTCGGATATCGACAAGGTGGGGCTCAAGGCCGCCCTGCTGGCCATCGGGCCGGAGAACGGCTCGATCCATCCCCTGGACGTGCGCGACCGCGAGGCCTGGGAGAACGCCATCGGCGAGTTCGGCCGCGAGACCGGCGGTAAGGCCGACGCTCTCCTGAACAACGCCGGCGTCGCGCGGTTTGGCATGCTGAACGAGATGTCCGACGCCGACTGCGACATCCAGATCGACATCAATCTCAAGGGCGTGATCAACGGCGCCCGCGCGGGCTTGCCGCTCTTGAAGGCGGCCGGCGGGCGGCTGATCAATGTGGCCTCGTGCGCGGGCCTCTATGGCTCGCCCAAGCTGGCGGTCTATTCGGCCACCAAGTTCGCCGTGCGGGGTCTGTCAGAGGCGTTGGACGTCGAGTACGCCGCCTATGGCGTCAGCGTCGCCTGCGTCATGCCGTGGTTCGTCGAGACGCCGATCCTGAACGCGGCCTCGGACGGCTCCAACAAGTCGATGTCGGAGTCGCTGAAGGCCGGCGGGCTGGAGGTCTATCCCGTCGAGGACGCCGCCCAGGTGGTCTGGGAGGCCGCCCACGGCAAGGCCCTGCACTACCTGGTGGGCAAGCGGGCCAAGCAGATGCGCTTCGCCGCCAGCCACATGCCGGGCAGCCTCAGGAAGCAGCTCCGCTCGCGGCCCCTACTGTAG